The genomic DNA TATTTTTCGGCAAGCGCATAGACAAACGGCCTGAATCCGACGCCCTGCACAATTCCCCGGATGACGATTGTTCCGCTGTTTTGCATGTGCAACCTGCAAATGTTTATTGGCTCATAGAGCGATATATAAATAGGGTTTTTGCGTGACTGGGCATATTCGAATAGTGAACGATCCCGTTGAACTCGTGCCTCTGCTGCTCACTTTTACCAATCCGAAATTCAAGCAAATGTACGAACTTCTGAACAAGAACTGGATGACCGAGGAAGAGCTTACCGAGGAGTGCGGCGGCGGTTGTGTCGCCCCCTGCCTCTCGATCCTCCGAAAAGGGAATCTGATTGAGGAGCAGTGGCGGATGCCGAAACCGGGTGAGCGGCCGTGCAAGGAGTTCCGGACAACCTATGGTACCTTCCGGGCGAACTTCCAGTGTTCAATGACCGATCTCGCCGATCTGATCTATGTGGCGCTGTCGACCGACGAACATCTGCGTACGCTCGTTACCAGTGTTGAGGGGGAACTGGGCTCCGGAAACTCCTCGATTGCGGACATTGCCCGTAGACTGGGTGTTTCACCACTTTACATCAAGGCACTCTCAAAGAGGATGCCGAATATGGATGTGAAGGGCCAGGGACTGATCCATGCCGACACCACCAGATGAGGATCCCCTTTCCACGCTCCTGAGGAGCAAGCGGGAGATCACCCGCTTCCAGATCCTTGTCGAGGTGGCCGAGCACCAGCCGGCGGTCCGCCAGCAGGAGGTGGCCGAGAAGATGGGGGTCACCCCGCAGGCGGTCTCCGAGTATATTCGGGAACTTGCTGAGGACGGATATATCTCCGCCTATGGGCGGGGCCGCTACGAGGTGACAAAGGAGGGTATCGAGTGGGTGCTCTCCACCGCCGAGGTGCTGGAGTCCTATGCCCGCCATGTCACGCGCGATGTGATCCAGAAGGTGCGGGTCTGGCCCGCCATCGCCGCCGAACCCCTGAAGGTCGGGGATCGGGCGGGCGTGTATATGAAGGACGGCTGGCTGTATGCAGGAAAAGATGAGCAGAGCGCAATGGGCGAGGTGATCGCCGATGCGGAAGCCGGATCCGACGTCGGGATTGCCCGACTGAGCGGGCTCATCGATCATACCGAGGGGAGCGTGCACGTCCTCAAGGTGCCGCGGATCGAACGTGGGGGATCGCGGAAGGTGGACCTGGACGGCCTCCTCCAGGTCCTGGACGGTGTGGATGTCGTCGGGATCGCCGGTCTTGAGGCGGCGGTCACCCTGCGGGCGGCAGGTCGAGAGGCTGATATCTCCTTTGGCTCCCGTGAGGGTGTGATCGAGGCCGCCTTCCATGGCGTGGAGTGCGCCATCCTCATCGTTGATGAAGAGTTCACCGATTTTCTCAAGAGACTGGAAACTGCCGGCCTGAATTATGTTATCCATGATCTTATCATCCCATGACGGTCATTCTCGTCCCGCAACGGGGCACCTATAAACTGATCCTTTTTGACGGTCGAAATGTGCGTGAGACGGGGGTGTTCTCGCTCACCCGCTCATCGCGTGGATACAGGCCGACCGATCTGAAGATACGTCGCCCGGGGCGCCGGAACTATTCAAACGTCCCGACCAAACGGCTGATCGAAATCCTCCGGCAGGACGAGGTGCGGGTCACCGCCGATGACCCCGCACTCAACGCATTTCTTGGTGACTTCCAGATCGCCCCTGCGAAGGCCTCCCTCTGCCGCATCTGTCTCCTCGAGGATCGGGTGACGCCGCTCAAGAAAAAGAACACTGCCCGTTTCGGCCGGGAACAGATCTGCATGGACTGTGCAGAACGCGAACTCAGGCGTGAGATGGGGTATCTCGGAAGGTTCGGCGACCGGTCAAGCGGGCATGTGCGGGCATTGCTCGAATCCTACCGTGATGTGGACCGGGTGCTCGCCCTCCTCCAGCCCGACCAGCGCGATCGCACGCAGACGATCTTCGACCGTCTGGAGGCCTCGCGCCCGATTGAGACGAGTCATATCGGCGATATCGCCGTCCCGCAGGAGTTCGCACGGGCCTCGGGTGTGGAGTATCTCACCCCGGTCCAGCAGCTCGCGGTGAATGCCGGGCTCCTGGAGGGGCAGCACCTGCTGGTGGTCTCGGCGACGGCCAGCGGGAAGACCTTTGTGGGCGAGATGGCCGGGCTGAAAAATCTCATTGAGGGGAGGGGGCGCCTGCTCTTCCTTGTCCCGCTTGTCGCCCTTGCAAACCAGAAATTCCTCCGTTTCAGGGAACGATATAAGGACATCGCCTCGGTCTCCCTCCAGATCGGAGCAAGCCGCCTGAACCTCCCGGAGACCCGGCCGGTGGGTGAGCGCAGTACGCGGGCCCAGATCGTCGTCGGCACATATGAGGGGATGGACACCGTCTTCAGGAATGGTCGGAGCCTGAAGAATATCGGGACGGTCGTCATCGATGAGGTCCAGAACCTGGAGGAACCGGAACGGGGGCACCGGCTTGACGGTCTGATCGCCCGGATCAAGCACACCTCCCCCAATGCCCAGTTCCTCTATCTCTCGGCGACCATCGGATCGCCGGGGGTGCTGGCCCGAAAACTCGGGGCAGGGCTTGTGCGCTATGACAGCCGTCCGGTACCGCTGGAGCGGCACCTGATCTTCTGCGAGAAGAAAAAGAAGCTCCAGTACGTGAAATCGATGGTGCGCGAGGAGTTCGGGCGCCGGTCGTCGAAGGGATACCGGGGGCAGACGATCGTCTTCACCAACTCGCGGGCGCGGTGTCACACCCTCGCCGACGCCCTCGGGAACAACGTGGCGCGTCCCTATCATTCGGGCCTGACAGCACAGGAGCGCCGTCATGTGGAGGATCTCTTCACGTCCCAGAAGATTGCCTGTGTGGTGACGACGGCCGCCCTGGCGGCGGGCGTGGACTTTCCGGCGTCACAGGTGATCTTCGATGCACTGGCGATGGGGATCAAATGGCTCAGCGTCCAGGAGTTCAACCAGATGCTCGGCCGTGCGGGACGGCCTGATTTCCATGATGAGGGGCGGGTAGTCATCCTTGCCGAACCCGGCGCCACCTATTCCCGGACCTCGAAGGTGACCGAGGAGGAGATGGCGATCGCCCTGTTGCGGGGGAGGATGGAGGAGGTGGCCCCGGAGTACGGGATCGAGGGGAGCTCGGAGGAGTTTGCCGCGAATGCCGTGGTCTGCCGGGGTGATGAGGGTGCTATCAAACGGGCGGAGGCATCGATGGTCGGCACGCTGGAACCGGTCCTCCCCGTGCTCCTTGAGCACCACCTGGTCAGGCGGCAGAAGGGTCATATCGAGCTCTCCGACCTTGCGAAGGTGATGGCCCGCCATTTCATCGGTGTGGAGCGCCTGCTTCTCGTCCGCCGGTTGGTCAAAAAAATGGACGATCCCCTCCAGATCCTTGCAGAGATCGACTGCGCCGTGCCCGGGGAGAGGTAATGTCTCCCCGCGCCTTCTTCTGGCGCCTGGCCGAAACGGGGGAAAATTTGATAATTTTATCCTGATAATTGCGCAGATTGATTTTATCGGTCATGGCAAATCTATTTATATTTGTTGTCGATTTTATGAATTGATATTTAATGTTTTGCTGGCGGGTGCAGATCGGCCACGCTCTTCCTGCCATTATATTCTGAAATGGGGGTCTGAGACCTCTTCTCTTTTTATTCGCTGAGATGTCTGTTTATGGTGTATGTCCACAAATAGGAATCCGATCTGATATTTTCGAGTAAATGGGGTGCATTTTTTATGGGAATATTTATATGGCATTGGGTGCGTATGATTGAATGGCAGGGGATAGCAATGGCATGTGAATGTGTAGGTGGGAATGGTCACGGGCCCTTCATGGGAAAAATAACAGGGGACGGTCTCGACGCCAGAAAACTCCTCGGTGGGGAGGAGGATCTGCGGGGTCTTCTGGCCCGGCATGCCGATGACCTCCCGCCCGCTGAAGCCCTCCTGTACCGCCTGAAAAAATTTGATCCGACGATATAAGTCCCCTGTGCATGGTTGCACCGGGGCATATCGCTCTTTTTTTCTCTACAGGGTCGTCGTTTAAAAATAGTGGATCGGTTCAGGCCCGGCAGACCCAGCGGTCATAGAGGGCGTCGCGTTCATTCTCCCATACCTCTGGTGAGCGCCCGGCATCCCGGCACCATCCTGCCACGTCCCTGATCTCCTCCTCGGTTGCCGTGGTGATGAGCACGTCGCCGGCGAGGTAGAGGAGTTCGGCGGTGATCCCCTCCCAGATTTCCTGATCAAATGAGCGGATCGTCCCGAGCATAAAGGCGGCCCCATAGGGGGCAGGGCTGAAATATGTCGAGACGACGGTTGCATCGATGCAGGCGGTCTCTTCAGGCTGAAGTCTCCCGCGTTCCAGCCCAAGAGAGAGGAGGGCCGGATCATGGTCATATGCGAGCGGTCGCATGCCGATCGAGCGCAGGGCGATGGCGCCGATCCCGGAACCGCAGCAACAGTCCAGGCAGCGTTCGCCGTTCCGCTCACCCCACACCTCATGCAGGAGGGATCTGCATTTTTCCACCCGGTCTGGCGGGATGTCCTCGAAGGCCGGTCTCACGTCCCGGGAGATGGAGAGGCTGAAATACTCCCTGAGGGCCCGGTGCCAGTCTTCCCGTTTCTCCTGATAGATCTCGCCCTCCGTTTCGGCGAACAGATCGATCACCGCCGGATCGGGTGGGTGGAAGAGAAAGTTCGCTCCGGTCCAGTGCTCCCCCTGCCTGAAGGCAACGGCAAGGAGATCCTCGTTCTCATCCACGCACAACCGCCCCTCCTCGGGGCAGCACCGGAGGATCGCCTCCGCAGATGCCGGATCGGCCAGATCGGCATATGATCCCTCGACAAATCTGAGTTCTTGTAGTTCAAGCATATCTGCTGCAATCATGCCCGTTCATCCCCGTTCAATTCTGACACCCCGAGGCGCCCTGATCATCCCTTCCACGAGCGCCTCCTCATGGAGGGCAAGAGAGAGTCCGGCGGCGTCGCCGAGGATGTGGACGGCGGGGGCCACCGTCACCTCGCCCCCTCCCTCCACATTCCCGTGGACCTGCGTCCGCCGACCGATCCCGATCGCCCCGCCCGCCCGGAGGCTCCCGAAGATGATCGTGTCCTCGCCGACCTCCACTGTCTGCGCCCTGATATTGCCGTGAAGGCGGCAATGATCGCCGATGTGCGTCGGTGCCGGGATCGAGAAGACCTTCATGTTCATTTCTGACCCCGGTGGGATGATCAGTGGTGATTCGTCACTCATATCCTCTTCTTCGAAGATTTCATCGAGTGCACTGTCGATCTCATCGGGGTTCTCGATCTTCAGGAGTGTCATCACATAGAGAAGCAGATAGACGATCACCGGCATCGGGTTTCGGATCGAGATCCAGCCCTTGGCCTCAAATCCCCGATCGATCGTGACGTTGTCGCCGATATCAAGATCGCCGTGCACGATCAGGCGACCATGGATCTTTACACCCTCGCCAAGGAAGGCGTCCTCTCCGGCGATCACGTCTCCGTTGATCTCGCACCAGTTGTCGATCCTGACATCGCCGTCGGCGACGACGCTCCCGTTGAGGGTGCATAATTCGCAGACGATGATATCCTTCCCTTTCAGCCCGTAATCGATCCTGCAGCGATCCCCGATGATGATATTATTCCCGGTCTTCAGGGTATGTTCCTGCAGCTCGGTGCCGTCAGGGAGAGAACACTGATGGAGCCAGTCCTGAACCCCACTCTCCATGGAACAGTTACACTCTGATTCCGATTCCTTATGAGTCTTGTCAATCAGGGGAGATGAAGGAACAGCAGATGAGACGTAAAAAAAAAGATTAAAAGGCCATTACGACCGGAGTCTCGACCTTGCTCTTGATGATCTCAACCCGGCGGACCGGGAAGATCGTCTTGACCATCTTGAAGGCTTCCTTGGCGCAGTCGCCCGAGACGACCGCCTTGGAAAACTCGTCGAATGACATCTCTGCCGCCTGTCCCCTGGCAACATTCGTGATGGTCTCGCGGATGGCGTGTGCCTGCGAGATGTTTGCCCTGTTGATCGTGAAGCAGGAGATGGTGAGGCGGACCTTCTTGTTGTCCTTGGTCGGCACCAGGATCATGGTGTCGATCCGGGAGGTCTTCCGCTTCACCAGGCCGCGCATATAGTCGCGGGTGATCTCATGCCCCACGAACTCGGTGTATGCGGCGTCGCCTGCCACATTGTTCACCTTGAAACGCATCTTGATGTGCTGTTTTGAATAGTCCTGCGAGATCTCACCGAGCGTGGTCTGCATCACGCGCCCCATCACCTTGGAGGGGTCGGCAGAGATCGTGTCCCCAATATGGGCCTTGCCGAAGGCTTCCGGACCATAGACCTTGTACCAGGACTTGGCCTTCCAGCCCTCGACTCTTTTTCCAACCTGT from Methanofollis fontis includes the following:
- a CDS encoding DUF7839 domain-containing protein; the protein is MPTPPDEDPLSTLLRSKREITRFQILVEVAEHQPAVRQQEVAEKMGVTPQAVSEYIRELAEDGYISAYGRGRYEVTKEGIEWVLSTAEVLESYARHVTRDVIQKVRVWPAIAAEPLKVGDRAGVYMKDGWLYAGKDEQSAMGEVIADAEAGSDVGIARLSGLIDHTEGSVHVLKVPRIERGGSRKVDLDGLLQVLDGVDVVGIAGLEAAVTLRAAGREADISFGSREGVIEAAFHGVECAILIVDEEFTDFLKRLETAGLNYVIHDLIIP
- a CDS encoding class I SAM-dependent methyltransferase, with protein sequence MIAADMLELQELRFVEGSYADLADPASAEAILRCCPEEGRLCVDENEDLLAVAFRQGEHWTGANFLFHPPDPAVIDLFAETEGEIYQEKREDWHRALREYFSLSISRDVRPAFEDIPPDRVEKCRSLLHEVWGERNGERCLDCCCGSGIGAIALRSIGMRPLAYDHDPALLSLGLERGRLQPEETACIDATVVSTYFSPAPYGAAFMLGTIRSFDQEIWEGITAELLYLAGDVLITTATEEEIRDVAGWCRDAGRSPEVWENERDALYDRWVCRA
- a CDS encoding ArsR family transcriptional regulator, which codes for MTGHIRIVNDPVELVPLLLTFTNPKFKQMYELLNKNWMTEEELTEECGGGCVAPCLSILRKGNLIEEQWRMPKPGERPCKEFRTTYGTFRANFQCSMTDLADLIYVALSTDEHLRTLVTSVEGELGSGNSSIADIARRLGVSPLYIKALSKRMPNMDVKGQGLIHADTTR
- a CDS encoding acyltransferase; this translates as MESGVQDWLHQCSLPDGTELQEHTLKTGNNIIIGDRCRIDYGLKGKDIIVCELCTLNGSVVADGDVRIDNWCEINGDVIAGEDAFLGEGVKIHGRLIVHGDLDIGDNVTIDRGFEAKGWISIRNPMPVIVYLLLYVMTLLKIENPDEIDSALDEIFEEEDMSDESPLIIPPGSEMNMKVFSIPAPTHIGDHCRLHGNIRAQTVEVGEDTIIFGSLRAGGAIGIGRRTQVHGNVEGGGEVTVAPAVHILGDAAGLSLALHEEALVEGMIRAPRGVRIERG
- a CDS encoding 30S ribosomal protein S3ae → MAKRKQVGKRVEGWKAKSWYKVYGPEAFGKAHIGDTISADPSKVMGRVMQTTLGEISQDYSKQHIKMRFKVNNVAGDAAYTEFVGHEITRDYMRGLVKRKTSRIDTMILVPTKDNKKVRLTISCFTINRANISQAHAIRETITNVARGQAAEMSFDEFSKAVVSGDCAKEAFKMVKTIFPVRRVEIIKSKVETPVVMAF
- a CDS encoding DEAD/DEAH box helicase codes for the protein MTVILVPQRGTYKLILFDGRNVRETGVFSLTRSSRGYRPTDLKIRRPGRRNYSNVPTKRLIEILRQDEVRVTADDPALNAFLGDFQIAPAKASLCRICLLEDRVTPLKKKNTARFGREQICMDCAERELRREMGYLGRFGDRSSGHVRALLESYRDVDRVLALLQPDQRDRTQTIFDRLEASRPIETSHIGDIAVPQEFARASGVEYLTPVQQLAVNAGLLEGQHLLVVSATASGKTFVGEMAGLKNLIEGRGRLLFLVPLVALANQKFLRFRERYKDIASVSLQIGASRLNLPETRPVGERSTRAQIVVGTYEGMDTVFRNGRSLKNIGTVVIDEVQNLEEPERGHRLDGLIARIKHTSPNAQFLYLSATIGSPGVLARKLGAGLVRYDSRPVPLERHLIFCEKKKKLQYVKSMVREEFGRRSSKGYRGQTIVFTNSRARCHTLADALGNNVARPYHSGLTAQERRHVEDLFTSQKIACVVTTAALAAGVDFPASQVIFDALAMGIKWLSVQEFNQMLGRAGRPDFHDEGRVVILAEPGATYSRTSKVTEEEMAIALLRGRMEEVAPEYGIEGSSEEFAANAVVCRGDEGAIKRAEASMVGTLEPVLPVLLEHHLVRRQKGHIELSDLAKVMARHFIGVERLLLVRRLVKKMDDPLQILAEIDCAVPGER